A window of the Gossypium hirsutum isolate 1008001.06 chromosome A05, Gossypium_hirsutum_v2.1, whole genome shotgun sequence genome harbors these coding sequences:
- the LOC107942000 gene encoding octanoyltransferase LIP2p, chloroplastic — MIVATNLCFRTIPTTCTTVKQQKDPPHQLNLVIPTKTKACECFDLHKELIPYEKAWSWQKQIVKQKKSLLQEHEDCPDTLIVLQHNPVYTMGTGSSENYLNFDVKEAPFDVYRTERGGEVTYHGPGQLVMYPIINLRNHKMDLHWYLRTLEEVVIRVLSSTFSIKASRIEGLTGVWVGNQKLAAIGIRVSKWITYHGLALNVTTDLTPFSWIVPCGLRHRQVGSIKGLLQEFQSSRQYAEAIKPFTDDYQLIDISYRSLIKEFSEVFNLEIHQKAITVPEFWREDH, encoded by the exons ATGATTGTCGCAACGAATCTGTGTTTCAGAACTATCCCAACAACATGCACAACCGTAAAGCAACAAAAGGATCCTCCTCACCAACTCAACCTAGTAATTCCAACAAAAACAAAGGC GTGCGAGTGTTTTGATTTGCACAAGgagcttattccatatgaaaaggCATGGTCTTGGCAGAAACAGATCGTTAAACAGAAGAAATCATTGCTACAAGAACATGAGGATTGCCCAGATACATTAATTGTTCTTCAGCATAACCCTGTTTATACAATGGGCACTGGCAGCTCGGAAAACTATTTGAATTTTGACGTAAAGGAAGCTCCTTTTGATGTTTATCGAACTGAACGCGGCGGGGAAGTTACATACCATGGGCCTGGACAG CTGGTTATGTATCCTATTATTAATCTTCGGAATCACAAGATGGATCTTCATTGGTATCTTAGGACACTTGAGGAGGTGGTGATTCGTGTTCTTTCATCGACATTTTCTATCAAAGCTTCTAGGATTGAAGGGTTAACGGGTGTTTGGGTTG GAAATCAGAAATTGGCTGCAATTGGTATAAGGGTATCCAAGTGGATAACCTACCATGGGTTGGCGCTTAATGTCACCACAGACCTAACTCCCTTCAGCTGGATAGTTCCCTGTGGGTTACGTCATCGTCAAGTCGGAAGCATAAAGGGGTTGCTTCAAGAATTTCAGTCATCTAGACAATATGCTGAGGCAATTAAACCGTTTACTGATGATTACCAGTTGATTGATATCTCCTACAGGTCCTTGATTAAGGAGTTTTCTGAAGTTTTCAATCTTGAAATCCATCAAAAGGCCATCACTGTGCCTGAATTTTGGAGAGAGGACCATTAA
- the LOC107942004 gene encoding wall-associated receptor kinase-like 14 has product MILKDSVFFFMAIFLLSSITAQSSKCNRSCGDKFVPFPFGFSAGCQIPLNCSPNNQQLIADFRVLTINADRIKISIEATCNRPLQVFHRLYGLNYAPTSQNAILLQNCSLPKPCMIPTTTVYTHFEEIACSPNTNNISCYSENIINGFVDYDNVTRTNCKSFLSSISAESFNESGVLEVQVVELGWWLQGRCSDICSENATCDEVIPPFNGQPGVRCSCKHGFIGDGYRAAAGCRKASSKCNLARFISGKCRGTTRVALMVGGIATGAFLMICAVLICCCMKRQSNSKDRHSTKSLLLEASHISIPIYTYKEIEKATNGFSEKQRLGTGAFGTVYAGKLHNNSWVAIKRIKHGDTDCIEQVVNEIKLISSVSHQNLVRLLGCSVENGEQILVYEFMPNGTLCQHLQRERGDGLAWPVRLTIAAETSQAIAHLHSAIDPPIYHRDIKSSNILLDYNFRSKVADFGLSRLGITEISHISTAPQGTPGYLDPQYHQNFHLSDKSDVYSFGVVLIEIITAQKVVDFSRPHNEVNLASVATDRISKGRLDEIIDPFLEPNSDSWTLSTIHKVAELAFRCLSFQREMRPTMMEVAVELEQIRLSRWVPAEEITCAASSEVSPCSSSSNISEQPLSMSVNNKDGLENKGLFMFQMTNVGCVNLTGKSKDNSPVLIQDLWLSEQSSPSSSSLLNNATH; this is encoded by the exons ATGATTCTCAAAGATTCCGTCTTTTTCTTCATGGCAATCTTTCTACTTTCATCAATCACAGCTCAATCATCCAAGTGTAATCGATCATGCGGTGACAAGTTTGTTCCTTTCCCATTTGGATTCTCTGCCGGCTGTCAAATCCCTCTAAACTGCAGCCCCAATAACCAACAGCTTATTGCTGATTTTCGGGTCCTAACGATAAACGCTGATCGTATAAAGATCAGTATTGAAGCCACTTGCAACCGTCCACTCCAAGTCTTTCACCGTCTATATGGCCTCAACTACGCCCCAACATCCCAGAACGCAATTCTATTGCAGAACTGCAGCTTGCCGAAGCCATGCATGATTCCAACTACCACGGTTTACACTCATTTTGAGGAGATTGCTTGTTCTCCTAATACCAACAATATAAGTTGTTATTCGGAGAACATAATTAATGGCTTCGTTGATTACGACAACGTAACTCGCACCAATTGCAAGTCCTTTTTATCGTCCATATCGGCTGAATCTTTCAATGAATCAGGCGTACTGGAGGTCCAGGTGGTTGAGCTAGGGTGGTGGCTCCAAGGACGGTGCTCAGATATTTGTTCTGAAAATGCAACTTGTGATGAAGTCATTCCGCCGTTCAACGGACAGCCAGGAGTCCGTTGCAGCTGCAAACATGGGTTCATTGGTGATGGATATCGTGCTGCCGCTGGTTGCCGGAAAG CATCTTCAAAGTGCAACCTTGCAAGATTCATTTCTGGAAAATGTAGAGGAACGACTAGAGTCGCTCTTATGGTTGGAG GCATTGCAACAGGAGCTTTTTTGATGATCTGTGCAGTTCTGATATGCTGTTGTATGAAGAGGCAATCCAATTCAAAAGACAGACACAGCACGAAAAGCCTCTTATTGGAAGCTTCACATATCAGCATCCCCATTTATACATACAAAGAAATAGAGAAAGCTACAAATGGTTTCTCAGAGAAACAACGCCTTGGAACTGGGGCCTTTGGAACAGTGTATGCAGGGAAACTCCACAACAATTCATGGGTTGCTATTAAGAGGATCAAGCATGGAGACACTGATTGCATTGAACAAGTCGTGAATGAGATCAAGCTAATTTCATCTGTCAGCCACCAAAACTTAGTTCGCCTCTTGGGTTGCTCCGTAGAAAATGGTGAACAAATACTTGTGTATGAGTTTATGCCCAATGGTACGTTATGCCAGCATTTACAAAGAGAGAGGGGTGATGGACTTGCCTGGCCAGTTCGCCTTACCATTGCTGCTGAAACTTCACAAGCCATTGCTCATCTGCATTCTGCTATTGATCCCCCAATATACCACAGGGACATCAAATCAAGCAACATTCTTCTAGATTACAATTTCAGGTCCAAAGTAGCAGATTTTGGTCTTTCTAGACTTGGAATTACTGAAATATCACACATCTCAACAGCTCCTCAAGGAACCCCGGGATACCTTGATCCTCAGTACCATCAAAATTTCCATCTTTCGGACAAAAGCGATGTTTATAGTTTTGGGGTAGTTCTCATTGAGATCATAACAGCACAAAAGGTAGTGGACTTTTCTAGGCCTCATAATGAAGTTAATTTGGCTTCTGTTGCTACTGACAGAATCAGCAAAGGGCGTTTAGATGAGATCATAGATCCATTCCTAGAGCCAAACAGTGATTCTTGGACGTTATCTACAATCCACAAGGTGGCAGAGCTGGCTTTTAGATGCTTATCATTTCAGAGGGAGATGAGACCCACAATGATGGAAGTAGCAGTGGAATTGGAACAAATCAGGCTAAGTAGATGGGTTCCTGCAGAAGAAATCACTTGTGCAGCTTCATCAGAAGTATCACCTTGCTCCTCCTCATCCAATATAAGCGAGCAACCGCTGAGCATGTCAGTCAATAATAAAGATGGACTGGAAAATAAAGGCCTATTCATGTTTCAGATGACTAACGTTGGTTGCGTGAACTTGACCGGAAAATCGAAGGATAATTCTCCAGTGTTAATCCAGGACCTATGGTTGAGTGAACAAAGCTCACCTTCATCGAGCAGTTTGCTGAATAATGCAACCCATTAA